A stretch of the Actinomyces faecalis genome encodes the following:
- the metX gene encoding homoserine O-acetyltransferase MetX codes for MTEHTPVPTHPSQAAWSPWPGVGSASAKLVERRAGSPTGAWRPGDDPGQRHFVEIGDLPLECGEVLPGTVLAFETWGQLSPQRDNAVLVLHALTGDSHVTGEVGPGHPSPGWWSELVGPGRAIDTERYFVVAANILGGCQGSTGPSSTAPDGRPWGSRFPWLTTRDQVEAETRLANALGIETFHLVLGASLGGHRAIEWAASHPDRVRNLALVATGASTTADQLAWCHLQELAIVADPYFFDGDYYSHPVGPVQGLGLARAIAHTTYRSAAELDARFGRAHQGQEDPAVGGRYQIESYLDYHAGKLLARFDANSYLIVTHSMMVHDVGTGRGGTEKALGQVTARTLVVDVDSDRLFLPDQAEQLERCIPGARRETISSLHGHDGFLIESEQMDRVLRDFLAEA; via the coding sequence ATGACTGAGCACACCCCTGTCCCTACCCACCCCTCGCAGGCAGCCTGGTCCCCCTGGCCCGGGGTCGGCTCGGCCTCAGCCAAGCTGGTCGAGCGCCGTGCCGGCTCCCCCACCGGCGCCTGGCGTCCCGGCGACGACCCCGGTCAACGCCACTTCGTCGAGATCGGTGACCTGCCGCTGGAGTGCGGCGAGGTCCTTCCCGGCACCGTGCTGGCCTTCGAGACCTGGGGACAGCTGAGTCCCCAGCGCGACAACGCCGTTCTCGTCCTGCACGCCCTGACCGGGGACTCCCACGTCACCGGGGAGGTCGGACCCGGCCACCCGAGCCCTGGCTGGTGGTCAGAGCTGGTCGGGCCCGGACGCGCGATCGACACCGAGCGCTACTTCGTCGTCGCCGCCAACATCCTGGGCGGGTGCCAGGGCTCGACCGGCCCTTCCTCCACCGCCCCGGACGGACGCCCCTGGGGCTCGCGCTTCCCGTGGCTGACCACCCGCGACCAGGTCGAGGCCGAGACCCGACTCGCCAACGCCCTGGGTATTGAGACCTTTCACCTCGTACTGGGCGCCTCGCTCGGCGGGCACCGCGCCATCGAGTGGGCCGCGAGCCACCCCGACCGGGTGCGCAACCTGGCGCTGGTCGCCACCGGCGCCTCGACGACGGCCGACCAGCTCGCCTGGTGCCACCTGCAGGAGCTGGCGATCGTCGCAGACCCCTACTTCTTCGACGGCGACTACTACTCCCACCCCGTCGGACCGGTCCAGGGCCTGGGTCTGGCTCGGGCGATCGCGCACACGACCTACCGCAGCGCCGCAGAGCTCGACGCACGCTTCGGACGCGCCCACCAGGGCCAGGAGGACCCGGCTGTGGGCGGGCGCTACCAGATCGAGTCCTACCTCGACTACCACGCCGGCAAGCTGCTGGCACGCTTCGACGCCAACAGCTACCTCATCGTCACCCACTCGATGATGGTCCACGACGTCGGCACCGGCCGCGGCGGCACCGAGAAGGCCCTGGGGCAGGTCACCGCCCGTACGCTCGTGGTCGACGTCGACTCCGACCGCCTCTTTCTCCCGGACCAGGCAGAGCAGCTGGAGCGATGCATCCCGGGCGCCCGCCGCGAGACGATCTCCTCGCTCCACGGGCACGACGGCTTCCTCATCGAGTCCGAGCAGATGGACCGCGTCCTGCGGGACTTCCTGGCCGAGGCCTAG
- the ppdK gene encoding pyruvate, phosphate dikinase produces MPKYVYRFSEGDKDQKDLLGGKGANLAEMTRLGLPVPPGFTITTDACRAYLADGTVPDELAVQVTTALREVEEELGRELGAPEDPLLVSVRSGAKFSMPGMMETVLNIGLNDKSVLGLAEVSSDARFAWDSYRRLIQMFGKTVLDVDGDHFSERLDAKKAEHGVSLDYELDVDALKELVAEYKAVVLEHAGIEFPQDPRAQLDMATEAVFRSWNTERAHIYRRREKIPHDLGTAVNVCTMVFGNMGETSGTGVCFTRDPSSGRTGVYGDYLVNAQGEDVVAGIRNTLSLADLKTLDRTSYDELRSAMRRLETHYRDLCDIEFTIERGKLWLLQTRVGKRTAAAAFRVATQLVDEKLITMDEALTRVTGDQLTQLMFPQFEYTGDREVLTRAMPASPGAAVGHIAFDNAEAIARTEAGESVILVRRETNPDDLPGMVVAAGVLTARGGKTSHAAVVARGMGKTCVCGADQLEVDAAARTVRVAGREDLVLTSEDVIAIDGQTGEVFLGEVPVSDSPVMTYLRRGLEEALDVAGNVDTRELVTSVDRLMRHADKVRRLQVRANADTPDDARHAIHRGAEGVGLCRTEHMFLGKRKQLVQNLILASNEEERENALAALLPLQKGDFIQMFETMNGRPMTVRLIDPPLHEFLPDLTELSVKVALDRERGTLDPADEELLAVVRRSHEANPMLGLRGVRLLLTMPGLIELQVRAIAEAAVERLKAGGDPHPEIMIPLVGSVRELQIARERVEAVLRKVSGESGYKLDFPIGCMIELPRAAVSADTIAEEADFFSFGTNDLTQTTWGFSRDDVESVFFKEYLDYGVFGVSPFETVDERGVGRMVRLGVEHGRATKPDLKMGVCGEHGGDPESIDFFHRMGLSYVSCSPFRVPVARLEAGRSAIFYPESEEA; encoded by the coding sequence ATGCCCAAGTACGTGTACCGCTTTAGCGAGGGCGACAAGGACCAGAAGGACCTCCTGGGCGGCAAGGGGGCCAACCTCGCTGAGATGACCCGTCTGGGGCTTCCTGTCCCCCCGGGCTTCACCATCACCACCGACGCCTGCCGTGCCTATCTCGCTGACGGAACCGTCCCCGACGAGCTGGCCGTCCAGGTCACCACCGCCCTGCGTGAGGTCGAGGAAGAGCTGGGCCGTGAGCTCGGCGCCCCTGAGGACCCGCTGCTCGTCTCGGTGCGCTCGGGCGCCAAGTTCTCCATGCCCGGCATGATGGAGACCGTCCTCAACATCGGCCTCAACGACAAGTCGGTGCTGGGCCTGGCCGAGGTCTCCTCGGACGCCCGCTTCGCGTGGGACTCCTACCGGCGCCTGATCCAGATGTTCGGTAAGACGGTCCTGGACGTCGACGGCGACCACTTCTCCGAGCGGCTGGACGCCAAGAAGGCCGAGCACGGGGTCAGCCTCGACTACGAGCTCGACGTCGACGCCCTCAAGGAGCTCGTCGCCGAGTACAAGGCCGTGGTCCTGGAGCACGCCGGGATCGAGTTCCCCCAGGACCCGCGCGCCCAGCTGGACATGGCTACCGAGGCTGTCTTCCGCTCCTGGAACACCGAGCGGGCCCACATCTACCGCCGCCGCGAGAAGATCCCCCACGACCTGGGCACGGCAGTCAACGTGTGCACCATGGTCTTCGGCAACATGGGGGAGACCTCTGGAACGGGTGTGTGCTTCACCCGCGACCCCTCCAGCGGTCGCACTGGTGTCTACGGTGACTACCTGGTCAACGCCCAGGGTGAGGACGTCGTCGCCGGTATCCGCAACACCCTGTCCCTGGCGGACCTGAAGACCCTGGACCGCACCAGCTACGACGAGCTGCGCAGCGCCATGCGTCGTCTGGAGACCCACTACCGTGACCTGTGCGACATCGAGTTCACGATCGAGCGCGGCAAGCTCTGGCTCCTGCAGACCCGTGTGGGCAAGCGCACCGCGGCCGCAGCCTTCCGGGTGGCCACCCAGCTGGTGGACGAGAAGCTCATCACTATGGACGAGGCCCTCACCCGCGTCACCGGGGACCAGCTGACCCAGCTCATGTTCCCCCAGTTCGAGTACACCGGGGACCGCGAGGTGCTCACCCGTGCCATGCCTGCCTCGCCGGGCGCCGCCGTGGGCCACATCGCCTTCGATAACGCCGAGGCCATCGCCCGCACCGAGGCCGGTGAGTCCGTCATCCTGGTGCGTCGTGAGACCAACCCGGACGACCTTCCCGGCATGGTCGTGGCTGCCGGCGTGCTCACCGCGCGCGGTGGCAAGACCTCCCACGCCGCCGTCGTCGCCCGTGGCATGGGCAAGACCTGCGTGTGCGGCGCGGACCAGCTGGAGGTCGACGCCGCTGCCCGCACCGTGCGCGTGGCTGGGCGTGAGGACCTGGTGCTCACCTCCGAGGACGTCATCGCCATCGACGGCCAGACCGGTGAGGTCTTCCTCGGCGAGGTACCGGTCTCTGACTCCCCGGTCATGACCTACCTGCGCCGTGGCCTGGAGGAGGCGCTCGATGTGGCCGGCAACGTGGACACCCGCGAGCTCGTCACCAGCGTCGACCGCCTCATGCGCCACGCGGACAAGGTGCGCCGTCTGCAGGTGCGTGCCAACGCTGACACTCCCGACGACGCCCGCCACGCCATCCACCGTGGCGCCGAGGGCGTGGGCCTGTGCCGTACCGAGCACATGTTCCTCGGCAAGCGCAAGCAGCTCGTCCAGAACCTCATCCTGGCCTCCAACGAGGAGGAGCGCGAGAACGCGCTGGCTGCCCTCCTGCCGCTGCAGAAGGGCGACTTCATCCAGATGTTCGAGACGATGAACGGCAGGCCGATGACGGTGCGCCTCATCGACCCGCCGCTGCACGAGTTCCTCCCCGACCTCACCGAGCTCAGCGTCAAGGTGGCCCTGGACCGCGAGCGCGGCACCCTGGACCCGGCTGACGAGGAGCTGCTCGCCGTCGTGCGGCGCAGCCACGAGGCCAACCCGATGCTGGGTCTGCGAGGTGTGCGTCTGCTGCTGACCATGCCGGGTCTCATCGAGCTGCAGGTCCGTGCTATCGCTGAGGCGGCGGTCGAGCGGCTCAAGGCCGGCGGGGACCCGCACCCGGAGATCATGATCCCGCTGGTGGGGTCGGTGCGTGAGCTCCAGATCGCGCGTGAGCGTGTCGAGGCTGTCCTGCGGAAGGTCTCGGGCGAGTCCGGCTACAAGCTGGACTTCCCGATCGGCTGCATGATCGAGCTGCCGCGCGCTGCGGTGAGTGCCGATACCATCGCGGAGGAGGCGGACTTCTTCTCCTTCGGCACCAATGACCTGACCCAGACGACGTGGGGCTTCTCCCGCGACGACGTCGAGAGCGTCTTCTTCAAGGAGTACCTGGACTACGGCGTCTTCGGGGTCTCCCCCTTCGAGACCGTGGACGAGCGGGGTGTGGGCCGGATGGTGCGTCTGGGCGTGGAGCACGGCCGCGCCACGAAGCCGGACCTGAAGATGGGCGTGTGTGGTGAGCACGGTGGTGACCCCGAGTCCATCGACTTCTTCCACCGCATGGGTCTGAGCTATGTCTCCTGCTCTCCCTTCCGCGTGCCTGTGGCCCGTCTGGAGGCTGGGCGCTCGGCGATCTTCTACCCGGAGTCCGAGGAGGCCTGA
- a CDS encoding inorganic diphosphatase, which yields MEFDVTIEIPKGNRNKYEVDHETGRIKLDRMLFTSTRYPDDYGFIDNTLGEDGDPLDALVLLEEPTFPGCLIRCRALGMFRMRDEKGGDDKVLCVPSADQRASWRTDIEDVSEFHRLEIQHFFEVYKDLEPGKSVEGAHWVGREEAEDEIRRSYEREAERVAREGH from the coding sequence GTGGAGTTCGACGTCACGATCGAGATCCCCAAGGGAAACCGCAACAAGTACGAGGTAGACCACGAAACCGGCCGCATCAAGCTCGACCGCATGCTCTTTACCTCAACCCGCTACCCCGATGACTACGGATTCATCGACAACACCCTGGGTGAGGACGGTGACCCGCTGGACGCGCTGGTGCTCCTGGAGGAGCCCACCTTCCCCGGCTGCCTCATCCGCTGCCGCGCCCTGGGCATGTTCCGCATGCGTGATGAGAAGGGCGGCGACGACAAGGTCCTGTGCGTGCCCAGCGCTGACCAGCGCGCTTCCTGGCGTACGGACATCGAGGACGTCAGCGAGTTCCACCGCCTGGAGATCCAGCACTTCTTCGAGGTCTACAAGGACCTGGAGCCCGGTAAGAGCGTTGAGGGCGCCCACTGGGTCGGCCGCGAGGAGGCCGAGGACGAGATCCGCCGCTCCTACGAGCGAGAGGCCGAGCGCGTGGCGCGCGAGGGTCACTGA
- the hpt gene encoding hypoxanthine phosphoribosyltransferase, with the protein MDATDMGHDLAQVLVSQEEIAQRLDEMAAQIDADYEGKDLLLVGVLKGAVYVMADLSRRLHRSAPMDWMAVSSYGSGTKSSGVVRILKDLDADLTGRHVLIVEDIIDSGLTLSWLVGNLSSRGAASVEIATLLRKPEAAKVEVDVKYVGFDIPTEFVVGYGLDYAERYRNLPFIGTLRPEVYGG; encoded by the coding sequence GTGGACGCCACTGACATGGGTCACGACCTGGCGCAGGTTCTCGTCTCGCAGGAGGAGATCGCCCAGCGCCTCGACGAGATGGCCGCTCAGATCGACGCTGACTACGAGGGCAAGGACCTGCTCCTCGTGGGGGTGCTCAAGGGGGCGGTCTACGTCATGGCGGACCTGTCCCGGCGCCTGCACCGCAGCGCCCCGATGGACTGGATGGCAGTGTCCTCCTACGGCTCAGGGACCAAGTCCTCGGGCGTGGTGCGTATCCTGAAGGACCTGGACGCGGACCTGACCGGGCGCCACGTCCTCATCGTCGAGGACATCATCGACTCCGGGCTCACCCTGTCCTGGCTCGTGGGCAACCTCTCCAGCCGCGGGGCGGCCAGCGTGGAGATCGCCACCCTCCTGCGCAAGCCCGAGGCGGCCAAGGTCGAGGTGGACGTGAAGTACGTCGGCTTCGACATCCCCACCGAGTTCGTCGTCGGATACGGCCTGGACTACGCCGAGCGCTACCGCAACCTGCCGTTCATCGGCACCCTGCGTCCTGAGGTCTACGGGGGCTGA
- a CDS encoding C40 family peptidase — protein sequence MSRIPSPRLRSRQGAGLRGHLMRTSATTAGLALVASLLVPGALADPVSQGDIDRSKSAEATTSASIADLETQLARLSADSDVASVNAQAANEDYLQAKADLDTATTEADQAQKSADEAAAKTAAARGELGAAVVQTYQEGGDALSALKPYLTSESLADLADADVALTRAGEKADAQVQSVEALQAVAETMQGIADQKQGEKQAAADTAASAKASADSAASAAASAVSSAQTRRQGLIAQLAAQRNTTVELETQYQEQLDAQRKAAEEAAAKAAAEKAAQEAAAQQAAAQAQAAAQAQAQQQAAAQAAAQQQAVAQPQAPAPSAPVASSGRGASAVAAAKTFLGVPYVWGGESYNGVDCSGLAMLSYRQVGVSLYHSSRVQYGQGAKVPLSEMQPGDLIFWSQNGTQPSIYHVAMYVGDGQMIEAPNFNMVVRITPVRYSKIMPYAVRP from the coding sequence GTGAGTCGTATCCCTAGCCCCCGCCTGCGCTCGCGTCAGGGCGCAGGTCTGCGCGGCCACCTCATGCGTACCTCGGCAACGACGGCGGGCCTCGCGCTGGTCGCCTCCCTGCTCGTGCCCGGCGCCCTGGCGGACCCGGTCTCCCAGGGCGACATCGACCGCTCCAAGTCGGCTGAGGCCACGACCTCCGCCTCGATCGCGGACCTGGAGACCCAGCTCGCCCGGCTCAGCGCCGACTCCGACGTCGCCTCCGTCAACGCCCAGGCCGCCAACGAGGACTACCTCCAGGCCAAGGCGGACCTGGACACGGCGACCACCGAGGCTGACCAGGCGCAGAAGAGCGCTGACGAGGCTGCGGCCAAGACTGCCGCCGCGCGTGGCGAGCTCGGCGCCGCCGTCGTCCAGACCTACCAGGAGGGCGGGGACGCTCTCAGCGCGCTCAAGCCCTACCTCACCAGCGAGTCCCTGGCTGACCTCGCTGACGCCGACGTGGCTCTGACCCGTGCGGGAGAGAAGGCTGACGCCCAGGTGCAGTCCGTCGAGGCTCTCCAGGCCGTGGCGGAGACGATGCAGGGCATCGCCGACCAGAAGCAGGGTGAGAAGCAGGCTGCGGCTGACACTGCCGCCAGTGCCAAGGCGTCGGCGGACTCGGCGGCCAGCGCCGCGGCCAGCGCGGTGTCCTCGGCGCAGACCAGGCGTCAGGGGCTGATCGCCCAGCTCGCTGCCCAGCGCAACACCACGGTGGAGCTGGAGACCCAGTACCAGGAGCAGCTTGACGCTCAGCGCAAGGCGGCTGAGGAGGCTGCGGCCAAGGCTGCCGCGGAGAAGGCGGCGCAGGAGGCGGCCGCCCAGCAGGCGGCTGCCCAGGCTCAGGCGGCTGCTCAGGCGCAGGCCCAGCAGCAGGCTGCCGCCCAGGCTGCGGCTCAGCAGCAGGCGGTGGCGCAGCCCCAGGCCCCGGCTCCCAGCGCCCCGGTGGCCTCCTCAGGGCGTGGTGCCTCGGCGGTGGCAGCGGCCAAGACCTTCCTGGGAGTCCCCTACGTGTGGGGTGGCGAGTCCTACAACGGCGTGGACTGTTCCGGGCTGGCCATGCTCTCCTACCGGCAGGTCGGCGTGAGCCTCTACCACTCCTCGCGCGTCCAGTACGGTCAGGGCGCCAAGGTGCCGCTGTCTGAGATGCAGCCGGGGGACCTCATCTTCTGGTCCCAGAACGGCACGCAGCCCAGCATCTACCACGTGGCGATGTACGTGGGTGACGGTCAGATGATCGAGGCCCCGAACTTCAACATGGTGGTGCGTATCACACCAGTGCGTTACAGCAAGATCATGCCCTACGCCGTGCGTCCCTGA
- the dacB gene encoding D-alanyl-D-alanine carboxypeptidase/D-alanyl-D-alanine endopeptidase yields MRKATIAALTAATFLVAGGYYGLADALDVVPGPLTVAPVTHELQPFPTITSATPAAQAAAGLDDGAAVPEATVLAGYAQALAADALVGTATTGVSVIDVVTGQTLVDHGASSALTPASSNKLLTAWASLSELGAGHRMTTQATFQDGTLTLVGGGDVLLAADQGDPDSVVGHAGLGDLARAAAARLADQGVTSVRLALDDTLFTGATFSPDWEAGNEAWVAPVQPLMVDVTSYGGATPYPQDPALEAAQAFAAALTQAGVTVEGDVTRDRAPEGAEVVASVESAPLSEILAVSLKASDNAMTEVEGRVLAAATGHEASFTGATQAVLERLKADGFDVSDVTMLDCSGLARGDKVPARLLAQIVARAAGQDGGTVGRSLITALPVAGLDGTLHDRLTQGAATGTVRAKTGSLDETASLTGTVVTRDGRMLAFSVIVDGFETGGLYSARVALDRDLVTPMADCGCQG; encoded by the coding sequence GTGCGCAAGGCCACCATCGCAGCCCTGACCGCAGCGACGTTCCTCGTCGCCGGGGGCTACTACGGACTGGCCGACGCCCTTGACGTCGTGCCTGGGCCGCTGACCGTCGCGCCGGTGACTCACGAGCTCCAGCCCTTCCCCACGATCACCTCGGCCACTCCCGCCGCTCAGGCTGCCGCAGGCCTGGACGACGGCGCTGCCGTGCCCGAGGCCACGGTGCTGGCCGGCTACGCCCAGGCGCTGGCCGCCGACGCGCTGGTGGGGACCGCGACGACGGGGGTGTCGGTGATCGACGTCGTCACCGGACAGACACTGGTGGACCACGGCGCCTCGAGCGCCCTGACCCCGGCCTCGTCCAACAAGCTGCTCACGGCATGGGCGAGCCTGTCTGAGCTGGGTGCCGGCCACCGCATGACCACGCAGGCCACCTTCCAGGACGGCACGCTCACGCTGGTGGGCGGTGGGGACGTCCTGCTGGCGGCTGACCAGGGGGACCCGGACTCCGTCGTCGGCCACGCGGGACTGGGCGACCTGGCTCGTGCGGCCGCCGCCAGGCTGGCAGACCAGGGGGTGACAAGCGTCAGGCTCGCCCTGGACGACACGCTCTTCACCGGGGCCACCTTCTCCCCGGACTGGGAGGCCGGCAACGAGGCGTGGGTCGCCCCCGTCCAGCCGCTCATGGTTGACGTCACCTCCTACGGTGGTGCGACCCCGTACCCGCAGGACCCCGCGCTGGAGGCGGCACAGGCCTTTGCCGCGGCGCTGACGCAGGCGGGCGTCACCGTCGAGGGGGACGTCACCCGCGACCGCGCTCCTGAGGGGGCTGAGGTCGTCGCCTCGGTGGAGTCCGCGCCTCTGTCAGAGATCCTGGCCGTCTCGCTCAAGGCCTCGGACAACGCGATGACGGAGGTCGAGGGGCGGGTGCTCGCGGCCGCCACCGGCCACGAGGCCAGCTTCACCGGAGCCACGCAGGCCGTGCTGGAGCGCCTCAAGGCGGACGGCTTCGACGTCTCGGACGTCACCATGCTCGACTGCTCAGGACTGGCGCGCGGGGACAAGGTGCCCGCCCGCCTGCTCGCCCAGATCGTGGCCAGGGCCGCTGGCCAGGACGGAGGGACCGTCGGTCGCTCGCTCATCACCGCACTGCCGGTGGCCGGCCTGGACGGTACGCTGCACGACCGTCTCACCCAGGGGGCGGCGACCGGGACGGTCCGGGCCAAGACCGGCTCGCTGGACGAGACCGCCTCCTTGACGGGCACCGTGGTCACCCGCGACGGCAGGATGCTCGCCTTCTCCGTCATCGTCGACGGCTTCGAGACCGGCGGACTGTACTCCGCGCGCGTGGCGCTGGACCGGGACCTGGTGACCCCGATGGCGGACTGCGGCTGCCAGGGCTGA
- a CDS encoding AAA family ATPase: MEGTYPLPEAQRDRFMARMSMGYPDPGHETEMLLARGGSDPLTAVVPVASRRSVVQARQAVAGLLAALARQQQASSTGRGRLAARYPARYVVELTRATRRDPDLALGASPRAGLALLALARARAAMAGRGFVTPDDVAQMAPAALAHRLVPAGRHASATQARLACAQVLARLRRDLGRVRRDLAQAVSPRRRRLAVLVPASLLPGSVRSLRL, translated from the coding sequence ATGGAGGGGACCTACCCGCTGCCGGAGGCCCAGCGTGACCGCTTCATGGCGCGGATGTCGATGGGGTACCCGGACCCGGGGCACGAGACCGAGATGCTGCTGGCCCGGGGCGGCAGTGACCCGCTGACCGCTGTGGTTCCTGTGGCGAGCCGTCGGTCGGTCGTGCAGGCTCGTCAGGCCGTCGCCGGGCTGCTCGCGGCGCTGGCCAGGCAGCAGCAGGCCTCAAGCACCGGCCGGGGCCGGCTGGCCGCACGCTACCCGGCGCGCTACGTCGTCGAGCTGACCCGGGCTACGCGCCGTGATCCCGATCTCGCGCTGGGAGCCAGCCCGCGTGCGGGGCTGGCCCTGCTCGCTCTGGCGCGGGCGCGGGCGGCTATGGCGGGACGTGGCTTCGTGACTCCTGACGACGTCGCCCAGATGGCCCCGGCGGCGCTGGCCCACCGCCTGGTTCCGGCTGGACGTCACGCCTCTGCGACGCAGGCGCGCCTGGCCTGTGCACAGGTGCTCGCGCGGCTGCGCCGTGACCTGGGGCGGGTGCGCCGGGACCTGGCGCAGGCTGTCTCTCCCCGCCGCCGTCGGCTCGCGGTCCTGGTACCGGCCAGCCTGCTGCCAGGGTCGGTACGCAGCCTGCGGCTGTGA